The Miscanthus floridulus cultivar M001 chromosome 6, ASM1932011v1, whole genome shotgun sequence genomic interval CTCGATGGGCAGTTCAGCTCCAAGGTCACCCCTGGCAACCATAGCCTATAGTGTTCAATATTAAATTAGTCTGTTCCCCCGAAATGACAAACAAGCGATAACTGCCAGTGGCAAAATCTAGGTCTGCCCTTAAACTAAGTCAGAATGAGGATAACAGATACTAAAAGGTGTATTCATGATTCATGATTTCCCATACAACTCAAAGACCATTCATGCAAAGATAAACCTTTTGATGGCATTTCACTAGACCAAAGCATAATTAGGATAAGATATTTTTCTACCCCATCAGATGCTGTGATGATTGAATGTAGGTTTGGGATGGAGTCTGCACTTTCGATTTTTACAATTACATGTATGTCGGCATTGCAACCTGAGAAGAGAATAGAATAGAATGAGCTCAATAAATTATCAAAAAGGTGCATGATATGATTTTTTACAAAGTTGGATTGAAGATTACTTCTTAGATAATCCTTGAGTTCATGGACAACTTGAGCATCTTTCACAAAAGAAACAGCATAGTAATCAACCTGATTATCCACACCAAACTTAATGTCGTCCCAGTCCTTGTCTGTACATTTGAAACATGTATGAAACAAGGACATATAGATTAGATCCAGTAGACAGAGAAAAAAGTAGCTGACTATTACCAGTTATTGATGGCAAGGTTGCACTCTTTCCACGAACATTCAGATGGCGCCTAGATTTCAATTCACCACCGTCAATAACTTCACATTTCACAGAATCTTCAGTTTTTGATTTGACCAAGAATGACATCATTCCTCCTAAAAATTGATAACAACATGAAGAACAATCATTGACCACCAAAGATACATTTGACAAGAGTCAAGACTCAAGACTGAACAGGACGTTAAGACAAATATCTGACATCCAACATAATTGAAGGAGTAACCAGTTATGCACAACAAAGTAAGAAGAAAATTGATGTTCGTGAATTTCATCTCATTAAATTTAGTGCAGTACTGACTACTCACAGTAACGTTGTACACCCTCCTAACAATTTTCGTGTACAGGGAGCCAAGCATGTTTCAAACACTGAGTCAGAATATTCATACACATTTAATGAAGAAATTGTGCTATTAAATTTCCAAAAGCTCTAGGGAAGCACCATGTGATGTGTAAGTGAGTAAACTGAAGGATATCATTATGATGAGCAAATCTAGGGAACTTTACTGAAACTGTTGACATAATTTTACAAGTTCAACCATGTAAAACTTAGTACTGGGACTATTTTAAATAAAGTGATtattaatactatttgtgttgggtttcaactctagcctaccccaacttgcttgggactaaaaggctttgttgttgttgttgattattAATACTATTTGTGTATTCAGGTTGCAGAGACAATTGTGAAAtcatgtggcactcggcaaaaagagaGTTAAAACATAGAATAACAGAGAAGGAAAAGGTCTATATAACACCCTGATCTATTGTTGtcggtctacttcacccccctaACCTACAAAACCAGGTATTCACCTCATCAAAACCATTCCCTGTAGGTGGTTTTGCCTCTCGGGTACAtcagggcccacatgtcatcacTACCATAGTTTTTATGGTAAATAGTGCTCGTGAAAGGCTAAAAGTACAGGGTTATCTTTGTAAAACGACCAGGCTTTTATTTAGAATTACCCAGTACAACGCAAACGGTCACAACGCAAACACACTCACCCCATCAGGCTTGGCTGGATTGAATGCATCAAAGAGTTTTAGGGGTCATTCATAAAAACACCTACATAAAAACCATAATTACTACTGTCATGTGGGGACGCACGTATACCAGGCGCCGACGGGCGCGTGACGTGCGGCGCGCCACAGAGCGCGCGATCAGCGCAGCAGCCGCGCGGGAGGAGGCCAGCGAGTGGCTGAGAGGAAAGAGAGATTAGTTTCCTTTTTATTCCCTTAAGTCTAGGAGAGGTTATTTCCAGGAATAGTTTGTTGCCAAGTTGGTTAGGCAGGCTGGCCTATTTATCGGTACTTCCGCAAACAATTGGGATTAAGAAAAATATTACCATCTAATCTCCTATCTCCTTCTCTCAACTAAGCCTGCGGCAGGGgcaacctcgccggagaagatgaCGGACCGAGGCTACGAGTTGCGTAGCCGAGGGCCAGCTATCCGAGGGTTtgacgcccttgacaacctggtatcacgatcCCGGCGATCCTCGACTTCCCGATCCACCTCACCACCAGCCGCCGCCACCCCACCACCACCAGCCGCCGCGCCGCCATCCCCGACGTCGTCTTCTGCAGCATCGTGTTCGGCAGCCATGGGTGACCAAAGTGACCTCAAGGCCACGGTGGAGTCGCTCGCCGAAGTCGTCAAGTCGTTGCAGGCCACTGTCGAAGCCAACGCCAAGGCCATCGCCTCCCTCGCCGCCGACCGCTCGTCCTCCTCGGGCAGCAAGGCGCCGGTGTCCGGCGAGCACCATAACGACCGGCCGCCAAAATTCCAGAAGATGGATTTTCCCCGGTACGATGGCAAAACCGATCCCCTCATCTTCCTTAACCACTGCGAATCCTACTTCCACCAGCAGCGCATCATGGAAGAGGAGAGGGTCTGGATGGCGTCGTACAACCTCGAAGAGGGCGCCCAGATGTGGTACATGCAGGTACAGCAAGATGAGGGCACGCCGTCTTGGCGGCGTTTCACCGAGCTGTTGAACCTGCGTTATGGGCCGCCGCTTCGCTCTGCCCCGCTGTTCGAGTTGGCGGATTGCCGGCGCACGGGCACGGTGGCGGAATACCAGGACCGCTTCCAGGGCCTCCTGCCGCGTGCGGGGCGACTCGACGAGGCGCAACGCGTCCAGCTCTTCACGGGAGGTCTCCTGCCCCCGCTGAGCCTCGCCGTGCAGATTCAAAACCCGCAGTCTCTTGCGGCGGACCATGAGCTTGGCCCGGCAGATGGAATTGATGGCGCAGTATACCGTCGCCCAGCCCAAGACCGTAGCCCGGGGACTTCTGCCGGTTCCCTCCACCGCGTCACGCCCTGCCGGCTCCAGCAGCACCCAAGGCCGCCCCACCGACGGTCACCATAGATGGACGCCCGGTCAAGCGCCTCTCCCAGGCGGAACAAGAGGAGCGTCGTCGCCTCGGCTTGTGCTACAACTGCGACGAAAAGTACACACGCGGCCACAACAGGGTGTGCAAGCATCTTTTCCTCCTGGATGGCGCCAGTGGAGGTCGACGATGCCGACGACGACGCGGCCGCCGAGGACGAGGCCTGTCGAGGAGGCCCCGGCCTACTCCCTCCACGCCGTGGCGGGCGTCCGTGCCCATGACTCCCTCCAGTTCCGCGTTCTGGTGGCCGGTGTGCCGCTGATCGCCCTCCTCGACACCGGCTCAACGCACAATTTCATCTCGGAGGGCGCAGTGCAGCAGACCGGGCTGCCCATCCAGAGCCGCCCGCGCCTCACTGCGACGGTGGCCAACGGCGAGCGCGTCTCCTGCACCGGCGTGCTGCGTTGCGCCGCGTTCACCATCGAGGGGGCTTCGTTCGCTGCGGACCTCTTCGTCATGCCGCTGGCGGGCTACGATGTGGTCCTCGGGACCCAGTGGATGACCGGCCTGGGGCCCCTCACCTGGGACTTCACCGCCGGTACGCTGTCCTTCAAGCGCCAGGGCATGGTGGTCTGCTGGCGGGGCGCCGATGGACCGGACGCGCCTGCCCTCGTCGCCACCACCACGGGCGCGCCGGCCTCCAGTGCCCCGACCGCGGAGCGCCCGCTGCTGGACGCGGTCCTGGCCGCCTTCGACGACGTGTTCGCGGAACCCCGCGGACTGCCGCCCCAGCGTGGCCGCGACCACGCCATCCACCTCCTGCCGGGCGCCCCGCCGGTTGCTGTTCGCCCATACCGGTACCCGGTTGCGCACAAGGACGAGTTGGAGCGGCAATGTGCAGCCATGATGGAGCAAGGACTCATCCGTCGCAGCACGTCGGCGTTCTCGTCcccgtcctcctcgtcaagaaagCCGACGGATCGTGGCGGTTCTGCGTCGACTACAGAGCCCTCAACGCCATCACCGTCAAGGACGCGTACCCGATTCCGGTGGTCGATGAACTGCTGGATGAGCTGCACGGcgccaagttcttcaccaagctggaccTCCGCTCGGGCTACCACCAGGTCCGCATGCGCCCCGCAGACATCGcaaagacggcgttccgcactcaTGACGGCCTTtacgagttcctggtgatgccgttcgggctgtgcaacgccccCGCCACGTTCCAGGCTCTGATGAACGACATCCTGCGCGCCTTCCTCCGCCGGTTCGTCCTTGTGTTTTTCGATGACATACTCATCTACAGCTCCACCTGGGCGGATCACCTGCGCCACCTCCGCGCCGTTTTCCTCGTCCTGCGGCAACACCGGCTCTTCGTCAAGCGCTCTAAGTGCGCTTTCGGCGTCGACTCCATCTCCTACCTCGGCCACATCATCAGCGCTTCGGGCGTCGCCATGGACCCGGCCAAGGTGCAGGCGTCATGGACTGGCCCCAGCCTACGTTCGGCGCGCGGGGTCCGTGGGTTCCTCGGCTTAgcgggctactaccgcaagttcgtccaTGACTACGGCATCATCGCCGCGCCACTCACGGCGCTCACCAAGAAGGACGGGTTCAGCTGGACCGAGGAGGCTGCAGCTGCCTTCCTGGCGCTCAAGCGCGCCGTCACCTCCGCCCCGGTACTCGCCCTACCGGACTTCGACAGGCCATTCGTCGTCGAGTGCGACGCCTCCACGTACGGGTTCGGCGCGGTGCTCCTCCAGGACAAGCACCCGCTGGCCTTCTTCAGCCGGCCCGTGGCACCTCGTCACCGCGCCCTCGCCGCTTACGAGCGGGAGTTGATCGGCCTCGTCCTCGCCATTCGTCATTGGCGACCATACCTCTGGGGGCGTCGGTTCGTGGTGCGCACCGACCATTTCAGCCTCAAGTacctcctcgaccagcgcctAGCGACCATCCCACAGCATCACTGGGTGGGCAAGCTCCTCGGTTTCGACTTCACGGTGGAATACAAGCCGGGCGCCTCCAACACCGTGGCGGACGCCCTGTCCCACCGCGACACGGAGGAGGGGGCGGTGCTCGCTGTCTCGGCGCCCCGCTTCGACTACATTGAGCGTCTTCGTCAAGCTCAGTCCACGGATCCCGCTCTCGTCGCCACTCGTGACGCGATCCTGGCTGGTTCCCGGGGGGCGCCGTGGGGTCCTGTGCGACGGCATGGTCACCTTCGACTTCCGCCTCTACATCCCACCGTCGTCCCCACTGCTCCTAGGAGGTGCTGGCTAGCCGTACACTGAGGACGGCCACGAGGGGGTGCAGCGTaccctgcaccggctccgccgcgACTTCCACTTCCCCGACATGCGCCGCATGGTCCGGACTTCGTACGCGCGTGTGACACGTGCCAGCGGTACAAGTCCGAGCACCTCCACCCTGCCGGCCTCCTTCTACCCCTGCCGGTCCCGACGACGGTGTGGGCGGACATCGGCCTGGACTTCGTGGAGGCCCTTCCCCGTGTAGGCGGGAAGTCAGTGATCTTGACGGTGGTGGACCGTTTCAGCAAGTATTGCCATTTCATTCCCTTGGCTCACCCATATACTGCAGAGTCCGTGGCACAGGCTTTTTTCGCTGGACATCGTTCGTCTTCATGGTGTTCCCCAGTCCATGGTGTCGGACCGGGACCCCGTGTTCACCTCCACGTTTTGGCGAGAGCTCATGCGGCTCATGGGCACCAAGCTACATATGACGACCGCCTTCCACCCCCAGTCTGATGGCCAGACCGAGGCGGCGAACCGCGTCATCGTCATGTACCTgcgttgcttcaccggcgatCGGCCACGACACTGGGTGCGCTGGCTCCCGTGGGCGGAGTACGTCTACAACACCGCCTACCAGTCGTCATTGCGGGACACGCCCTTCAGGGTGGTCTACGGCCGCGATCCCCCCACTCATCCGGTCTTATGAACCGGGTGAGACTCGCGTGGCTGCCGTCGCGCGGAGCATGGCGGACCGGGAGGAGTTCCTGGCGGACGTCCGCTATCGCCTGGAGCAGGCGCAGGCCATCCACAAGAAGCACTACGACAAGTTGCACCGCCCCGTTTCCTATACAGTGGGTGATTGGGTGCTCCTGGCCTTCGGCATCGCGCCTCCGGCCTCCTTGCCCCAAGTCACCAAGGGCAAGCTGAAGCCCCGATACTACGGGCCATACCGCATAGTCGAGCTCATCAACCCCGTCGCCGTTCGCCTCGAGCTGCCTCCGCGTGCCAAGctgcatgatgtgtttcatgtgggACTCCTCAAGAAGTTCGTTGGGCCGGTTCCGGCTGCTCCACCTGCCTTGCCGGCCATCCACCATGGCGCTGTCGAGCCCGAGCCGGAGCACATCGTGCGCTCGCGCCTCGCCCGCGGTGTTCAGCAGGTACTCGTCCACTGGAAGGGCGAAACAGCGGCTTCAGCGACGTGGGAGGACCTCGACACCTTCCGGGAGCGCTATCCggcgttccagctcgaggacgagctggctctcgagggggggagagatgtcatgtggggacgCACGTATACCAGGCGCCGACGGGCGCGTGACAGTGCGGCGCGCCACAGAGCGCGCGATCAGCGCAGCAGCCGCGCGGGAGGAGGCCAGCGCGAGTGGCTGAGAGGAAAGAAAGATTAGTTTCCTTTTTATTCCCATAAGTCTTGGAGAGGTTATTTCCAAGAATAGTTTGTTGCCAAGTTGGTTAGGCAGGCTGGCCTATTTATCGGTACTTCCGCAAACAATTGGGATTAAGAAAAATATTACCATCTAATCTCCTATCTCCTTCTCTCAACTAAGCCTGCGGCAGGGgcaacctcgccggagaagacgacgGACCGAGGCTACGAGTTGCGTAGCCGAGGGCCAGCTATCCGAGGGTTTGACGCCCTTGACAACTACACTATTCCATGGGGGTCTATGTGTCAAACGGCCAAGACAGTACTGTAATCGCACCGATGCCCACGAATGGCCAATGGCACTTGATCCTTCGCGGAGGCGCAGCTCGGCAATGAACGGCACAAGCAACCCGAGGCAGTGGTGGCGGCAAGCCGTGACAAGCGGCTTGCAATGCTGTAGGTGGTGACACATAGTAGCGATAGCGCGCGGGCACGAGACGACACTTGCTCCTCAGGTGAGTTCGTCGATGAGGGTGTGCCGTGACCAGTTGGGCAGAGGGGCATGAGGAAAGGGATGCCCGAAGGTTGAAGGAAATGCTAACGGGTGGTCACGTGCCACAGTGGCTCTTCATGTGGGCCCTAGTTGTGCGGCAAGACAAAAACCCCAATTGAAACCGCCTAGGAGTTAGATTAAGCAGTTCTGGATAGATGAGGGGGGTAGAATACCTAGTTATGTAGGTCAGGGGTTAAAGTAGACCCAAACATTAATAGTTCAGGGGGTTATAGAGACCTTTTTCCTTACAGAAAAGGAATGTAATATCAGCATACCATCTACAAGGAGCATGTCGCCAACTTCAACATCATTAACAAAGTCATCATAGTTAACGCTAACACATGTATCAGTCCCAACTCCCCTTTTGATTGTAAAAGTGAATTCTTGCCCGCTTTCCAGAAATATCGGTTGAGGCAAATCTCCACTTCGAACTTCTGGTCCCTGAATTGTAAATCAAGGCAATATATGATTAACGAAATGCAAAATAAGAAATGTTTAATTCTATTTATGACTAATATAGTGAATCAAACTGCTAGCACGGCATAATAAAGAACTAAGAATAATGCAGGAAAtcaacttttttatttattttttcttttcttcttctttttgagaCCATAGGAAAGTAGCCTCTAAGGACGAGAACTATCCCTCTTTTGTGATTTAGTGTTGATACTCTGGAAGAAGTAATACTAACCTTTGTGTCAAGCATGATAGCAATCACATTGTCAGCATGTGATGCATTATACTCCTTCACCAGATCGATAACTTTCTGGTGTGACGCATGGTCTCCATGTGACATATTAAGCCGAGCCACATTCATGCCAGCCTCAGCAAGTTTCCATATCATCTCCCTTGTGTTAGTTGAAGGGCCGATTGTACACACGATCTTTGTCTTGCGCCTTACATTTGGTTTAGACCACACACCACTTGCTGCAGTTGCAAGCTGCTGGATAGCCTTAAGGTGCTGGAAGTTTGCTTCTTCCTGTCAAAGAAAACATATTACTGACAACAGATTTTCAAATTTCAAGTCATATAGGCAGAATTCCAAAGGTACCTCACCACTAATCTATGTAAGATGCAACACTCGGAAACACTTCCCATCTTGGCAAAGGTTTCATAACTAACTCAGTGATGTTGGTGCCACTTTGGCAAACAGGAAAACAAATGACAAATCCAGTAAGTATATAAGTTGCAACAATGTATAAGGACATCGCAAGTTACCAGGGTTGCACTGTAATTAGTATTTTACATTGTGTGTTCTTGAGTCTTGTTACTTAACAAAAACAAACGGTAACAGTTTTAGATGTCAAAAGGTTCAGTAGGGATGCATGCACATGGAATAGAGAAAGCAAATTAGACGCTAAAGTTCAATTGATTTTCATGTGCGTATATATTGATGCCAAGTGATAATGACATCCCCTGGACGATTCCGTCCTCCAAAATTTGCCGTCACGAGGCCACGAGCACGAAAGCGGTCTCACAAATCCAATTTCACCGTCAGGGAAAGACAATCTCCACGCCCAATCAGCCCGACGGTAACCTGAAGCGGTCGAAATCCCGTCCCCGTCCCAAATCCATTCCACCGGGAGCGGGGCTCCCAGGCCAGTGTCCAGCAGCTCGCGGCAGCAGTCAATGAATCAGTACGAGGAGGATGGTCACGCTACCTTTACGGCCGCGTCGTCGTCGGGCGACACCGGCAGCACCTCGGCCTCGGGGCGTGGGGCGCGGCTTATGACGGATACCACCTGCGACTCGCGGCGTCCCCTCGCCGCCACAGCGCCGCCCCACCTCTCCCTTGGCATCCTCGCCCCGGCACGGGGCACGGCGTTGGCCCCAGATCCGTCGCCCAGCGGCCTGGCCACCGCGGTgcccgccgctgccaccacctgcGCCGCCATCCTCGAGCCGGTCGAGAGATTTGGAATTGGAATTGGTAGTGAGGAGGGTGGCGGCTGGCTGGGGGTGGTGAGGCGTGTCGTGCGTGCGTACGCGGTGCCGGGGTGGGTTTAAGGAAGGAGGAGATGGCTGGCTGGTTGGATGACTGCTGATGCGGCGGACTTGTTTCTATCGAAATGCAGGTGGCTACCCCGGGACAGGGGGAGGGGACGAGCCGACCCTTAGTTCTGGGGTCGTGGAGCCCGTGCGGCAGCAACTGCTGAGCTGGCGGCGTCACTCGTCGTGCTACGCTACGCTGCTCGGCGCAGCCAGTGACTCTCACTCACAAGTCACACGACACATGCGACAACACTGCTCAACCTTGGAGTCTCCGTCTCCGCCGTGGCTTTTGTTTTGGCTTGGGATTCGGAATATTATGCGACGCGTTTTTAGTGCCGGCTTAGTTcacaaaattttgtaaaatttttttaagattcttcgtcacatcaaaatctttgacacatacatgaagtattaaatataaataaaaaataaaactaatcacatagtttagacgaaattcacgagataaatcttttaatcttaattagactatgattgaacactaattgtcaaataacaacaaaagtgtTATATTAccgttttctaaaaaaatttcgccaactaaacaagaccttaaaCGTCCCTAACGGCGTCTATAACTAGGGAGATAAATTTTTTATACTATATTTAAGAGAGATGGACAGAAGTAAACTCGCTAGCGCCGAGCAAATCCGTCATACTCGCACACTTTCCCCTGTGTTTCTCTCTCGTCCTCGTATGTTTTATATATCTGTGCTTCTATTTTTTATTCTATCTTATGGACGCCCTAACAGCCCCCGTTCAGTGTTGTGTTGGGGTCCAGTCACCAGGCGGAGCACGGAGCGGTTCGTGAGTCGTGACTTCGGAGGCGATGCTACGAGACACGATCAGGCGAGCGTGTTTTGGCTTTATATCTGCACCAGACAACACAGCTCGGCAGGTTAATGTAATTTTGAGGTCTCATCACGGTGATGTTAAGCGAAAGGGAAATCAAGGTTTAATTACTAGTACTCCTGTTTCGTTGGCGACGCTGATGGAGATGTGGCGGCAGGCGCTCCATGTCGATACGACACAAAAGTCAGATTGCGCGCTCTCGCTGTGTTTAGGGTATTTCCATTACAGAAACACAGAAACTATGatagtttctttttttttacgACGAAAAAAGAATCATATTAAATAATAGCTGGGTACATCAACACGTTACAAACATTCTGGATTACATAAATATTCATAAATTGATTTCCATCTAAATTGTACCCACGCTATGAATAGCTCCGgatctcaaaaccaaacatgtACGACATTTTACAATGTGGATGACCGCACagccaaacactcggcaaaatgcctaAGAACATATGTCCAACGAACGACGGCTAATATTTATGTAGGCGGAGTTGAAAAACTTGTTCTTTctggtgtcttccttcttcttctttctaccaccgaagaatgaggaagactaatctaaaacttattctccctagtccttcatcGTGGCTAGATCTAACCACAATAAAACAGAGAAAAGACCAAAGAAAATTATTCCATAGCTGCGACACCATCTTCGCCTTGATGTCGTCGTATCGGTGAAGATGCTGACGCCATAGTTGTCACCCTCATCTTTAACAGCCACCATGGAGAAAACAACTTCACCCTGCTCTCTCACCATCGCcggagaggaggacgaggagatgAATCCCCAAAACCAAAAAACTTGGCATGAAGAGACCCTAACCCTAAGGATCGATCTACTGAAAAATTTTATTAGAAACGATGGATCCCCACTTCCTCTGGCCTCCGGCGATATACCGGAGGAGGGGGGGAGGGAGACCAGCGGTGGTGGaagacggaggcggc includes:
- the LOC136456318 gene encoding plastidial pyruvate kinase 2-like, with translation MAAQVVAAAGTAVARPLGDGSGANAVPRAGARMPRERWGGAVAARGRRESQVVSVISRAPRPEAEVLPVSPDDDAAVKEEANFQHLKAIQQLATAASGVWSKPNVRRKTKIVCTIGPSTNTREMIWKLAEAGMNVARLNMSHGDHASHQKVIDLVKEYNASHADNVIAIMLDTKGPEVRSGDLPQPIFLESGQEFTFTIKRGVGTDTCVSVNYDDFVNDVEVGDMLLVDGGMMSFLVKSKTEDSVKCEVIDGGELKSRRHLNVRGKSATLPSITDKDWDDIKFGVDNQVDYYAVSFVKDAQVVHELKDYLRSCNADIHVIVKIESADSIPNLHSIITASDGAMVARGDLGAELPIEEVPLLQEEIIRMCRSMGKAVIVATNMLESMIVHPTPTRAEVSDIAIAVREGADAVMLSGETAHGKFPLKAVKVMHTVALRTEATIPGGETPADLGQAFKNHMSEMFAYHATMMSNTLRTSIVVFTRTGFMAILLSHYRPSGTIFAFTDEERVRQRLALYQGVCPIQMEFSDDAEKTFGNALSYLLKHGMVKDGEEVALVQSGSQPIWRSQSTHNIQVRKI